A genomic window from Inediibacterium massiliense includes:
- a CDS encoding Fur family transcriptional regulator gives MISNEIEKKLKEKGYKLTYQRKAILEILIQHEQQFLTAEEIYIKVKKDLPQINFSTVYRNLEILEKINMIHKINIENKPSQYELILHDDHHHHVICKSCGKTQPIHFCPLKQIIESLEDKDFTLTEHKFELYGYCSNCTKKNKE, from the coding sequence TTGATCAGCAATGAAATAGAAAAAAAATTAAAAGAGAAGGGATATAAACTAACTTACCAAAGAAAAGCAATATTAGAAATTTTAATCCAACATGAACAACAATTTCTAACAGCAGAAGAAATTTATATAAAAGTCAAAAAAGATCTTCCTCAAATCAATTTTTCTACTGTTTATAGAAACTTAGAAATTCTTGAAAAAATAAATATGATTCACAAAATCAATATAGAAAACAAGCCTTCTCAATATGAACTTATTTTACATGATGATCATCACCACCATGTCATTTGTAAAAGTTGCGGAAAAACTCAACCTATTCATTTTTGTCCACTCAAACAAATCATTGAATCTCTAGAAGATAAAGATTTTACATTGACAGAACATAAATTTGAACTTTATGGATACTGCTCTAATTGCACAAAAAAAAATAAGGAATAA
- a CDS encoding L-threonine 3-dehydrogenase → MKKIFVTGALGQIGTELVTKMREIYGNDNVVATDIRKPTDHPVVEAGPFEILDAMDGENMNKLVKKYNSDTIVHLAALLSATAEAKPLFAWNLNMGGLVNALEVARECGCQFFTPSSIGSFGPSTPKDHTPQDTIQRPTTMYGVNKVSGELLCDYYYYKFGVDTRGVRFPGLISYVAPPGGGTTDYAVDIYYEALKNQKYTSYIGKGTYMDMMYMPDALGAIINLMEADPSKLKHRNAFNVTAMSFEPEEIAAEIKKHIPSFEINYDVDPVRQGIADSWPNSLDCTSAKEEWGFKAEYDLEKMTKDMLVKLKEKGIGK, encoded by the coding sequence ATGAAAAAAATATTTGTCACAGGAGCATTAGGGCAAATCGGTACGGAGTTAGTTACTAAAATGAGAGAAATATACGGAAATGACAATGTAGTAGCTACAGATATCAGAAAACCTACAGATCATCCAGTTGTAGAGGCAGGTCCCTTTGAAATATTAGATGCAATGGATGGAGAGAATATGAATAAATTAGTAAAAAAATATAACTCTGATACCATTGTACATTTAGCAGCTCTACTTTCGGCTACAGCAGAAGCAAAACCATTATTTGCATGGAATTTAAATATGGGAGGCTTAGTAAATGCATTAGAAGTAGCGAGAGAATGTGGATGTCAATTTTTCACACCAAGTTCAATAGGATCATTTGGGCCTTCTACACCTAAAGATCATACTCCGCAAGATACGATTCAAAGGCCTACAACTATGTATGGAGTCAATAAAGTATCTGGAGAACTTCTTTGTGACTATTATTATTATAAATTTGGAGTAGATACTAGGGGAGTCAGATTTCCAGGACTTATTTCATATGTAGCACCTCCAGGAGGAGGAACTACTGATTATGCAGTAGATATTTATTATGAAGCATTGAAAAATCAAAAATATACTTCATATATTGGAAAAGGAACTTATATGGATATGATGTATATGCCAGATGCGTTAGGTGCAATTATTAATTTAATGGAGGCAGATCCATCTAAATTAAAGCATAGAAATGCTTTTAACGTAACAGCTATGAGCTTTGAACCTGAAGAAATTGCAGCAGAAATCAAAAAACATATTCCATCCTTTGAAATAAATTATGATGTAGATCCTGTTAGACAAGGAATTGCAGATAGTTGGCCAAATTCTTTAGATTGTACATCAGCAAAAGAAGAATGGGGATTTAAGGCGGAATATGATCTAGAAAAAATGACTAAAGATATGCTTGTAAAATTAAAAGAAAAGGGTATTGGGAAATAA
- a CDS encoding TetR/AcrR family transcriptional regulator, with product MRTRIIQGAIEETGEKGIKFTMSDLAKRLGVSKRTLYENFTSKEALIEAIIEHFFKQIQEKEDEILQNKDLDPIEKLKATAMILPNDPRLMYISKFYEMKQYYPKQWRMVQSWVNEWKPEEKLIKEGIESGKLRKVNSVILRQMIVESIMALVDRNFLMKNDITLREALHDMVDIILHGLVIDEK from the coding sequence ATGAGGACGAGAATTATCCAAGGAGCCATTGAAGAAACAGGGGAAAAAGGAATAAAATTTACTATGAGCGATTTGGCCAAAAGATTAGGAGTAAGTAAAAGAACATTGTATGAAAATTTCACTTCTAAAGAAGCGTTAATAGAAGCAATTATAGAACATTTTTTTAAACAGATACAAGAAAAAGAAGATGAAATTTTACAAAATAAAGATTTAGATCCTATTGAAAAATTAAAAGCAACTGCTATGATTCTTCCTAATGATCCAAGACTGATGTATATTAGTAAATTTTATGAAATGAAACAGTATTATCCTAAACAATGGAGAATGGTACAAAGTTGGGTCAATGAATGGAAGCCTGAAGAAAAGCTTATTAAGGAGGGTATTGAAAGTGGAAAGTTAAGAAAAGTGAATAGTGTTATTTTAAGACAAATGATAGTAGAGTCAATTATGGCATTAGTAGATAGAAATTTTTTAATGAAAAATGATATTACCTTAAGAGAAGCTTTACATGATATGGTAGACATTATTTTACATGGTCTAGTGATAGATGAAAAGTGA
- a CDS encoding dicarboxylate/amino acid:cation symporter, giving the protein MKKLGLLPKLIIAIILGILLGNAAPEWFIKIFVTFNNIFGNFLGFAIPLIILGFVAPGIGDLGKGAGKLLGVTALIAYLSTIISGSLAYFTSSTVLPKVLHLSALAVDAKNPEEALLAPFFKVDMPPIMGVMTALLLAFTIGLGMAVIEGDTMKKFMHEFQAIVEKLISNIIIPLLPVHILGIFANMTYAGEVASIMSVFAKVFVMIIILHIVILIVQYGIAGTFAGANPFRLLKTMLPAYFTAIGTQSSAATIPVTLRQGKQNGIDDGIAEFVIPLCATIHLSGSTITLTSCAMAVMMLNGMTTNFAIMFPFILMLGVTMVAAPGVPGGAVMAALGLLQSMLHFSPTLTSLMIALYLAQDSFGTACNVTGDGAIAIMVNKISGKKLQPKENASING; this is encoded by the coding sequence ATGAAAAAATTAGGATTACTTCCAAAATTGATTATTGCTATTATTCTAGGTATTTTATTAGGAAATGCAGCACCAGAATGGTTCATCAAAATATTTGTTACTTTCAACAATATTTTTGGTAACTTCTTAGGATTTGCTATTCCACTTATTATTTTAGGTTTTGTTGCTCCTGGTATAGGAGATTTAGGAAAAGGAGCAGGAAAGCTTTTAGGAGTAACGGCATTGATTGCATATTTATCTACGATCATTTCTGGTTCACTAGCTTATTTTACAAGTTCTACTGTATTACCTAAAGTATTGCATTTAAGTGCTTTAGCAGTAGATGCAAAAAATCCAGAGGAAGCTTTATTAGCACCATTTTTTAAAGTAGATATGCCACCTATTATGGGGGTTATGACAGCACTTTTACTTGCTTTTACAATAGGATTAGGGATGGCTGTAATTGAAGGGGACACAATGAAGAAGTTCATGCATGAATTTCAAGCAATCGTTGAAAAATTAATATCGAACATTATCATTCCGCTATTACCAGTACACATTTTAGGAATATTTGCCAATATGACTTATGCAGGAGAAGTAGCTTCTATTATGTCTGTATTTGCTAAAGTATTTGTTATGATTATTATTCTTCATATTGTTATTTTAATCGTTCAATATGGTATTGCAGGAACTTTTGCTGGAGCAAATCCATTTAGATTACTTAAAACAATGCTTCCAGCATACTTTACAGCTATTGGAACACAATCTTCTGCTGCTACAATTCCTGTTACACTAAGACAAGGAAAACAAAATGGTATTGATGATGGGATTGCAGAATTTGTGATTCCACTATGCGCAACGATCCATTTATCAGGAAGTACAATTACACTTACAAGTTGTGCTATGGCAGTTATGATGTTAAATGGTATGACTACAAACTTTGCTATTATGTTTCCGTTTATATTAATGCTAGGGGTTACTATGGTTGCAGCTCCAGGAGTACCAGGAGGAGCAGTTATGGCAGCTTTAGGACTACTACAAAGTATGCTTCATTTTTCACCTACATTAACATCTTTAATGATTGCACTATATCTTGCACAAGATAGCTTTGGAACAGCATGTAATGTAACAGGGGATGGAGCCATTGCGATTATGGTAAATAAAATTTCAGGTAAAAAATTACAACCTAAAGAAAATGCATCAATTAATGGATAA
- a CDS encoding alanine/glycine:cation symporter family protein codes for MEKLTYLLNQIDAFVWGPPLLILLVGTGIYLTIRLGLLQVFKLPLALKYLFSKDDDHTGEGDVSSFAALCTALAATIGTGNIVGVATAIKAGGPGSLFWMWIAAFFGMATKYAEGLLAVKYRVVDKNGQMSGGPMYYIERGLGNKLLAKMFALFGIGVAFFGIGTFPQVNAITNAAKLTLNMPIIVSSVILTLLVALVTLGGIKSIAKVSELIVPFMAVFYIIGSLIILILNIDLVPQTIGLVLKSAFTPTAATGGFLGATVMFALRNGVARGVFSNESGLGSAPIASAAAKTKSCVRQGLISMTGTFFDTIVVCTMTGLVLVLTGAWCSDVEGAAMTNLAFSEALPGLGQYIVTIGLMFFAFTTILGWNYYGERCTEYLFGIKGIKPFKIIYILLVASGAFLKLDMIWILADIVNGLMAIPNLIGLIGLSGIIVTETKVFFEQMKQEKNSLQNKKAA; via the coding sequence ATGGAAAAATTAACTTATCTTTTAAATCAAATCGATGCATTTGTATGGGGACCTCCCCTACTCATTCTTTTAGTAGGAACTGGTATTTATCTAACTATTCGTTTAGGACTGTTACAAGTCTTTAAATTACCCCTTGCTCTAAAATATTTATTTTCAAAAGATGATGATCATACTGGTGAAGGTGATGTATCTAGCTTTGCTGCTTTGTGTACAGCACTTGCCGCAACTATTGGTACAGGTAATATTGTAGGTGTAGCAACTGCTATTAAAGCAGGTGGTCCTGGTTCATTATTTTGGATGTGGATTGCGGCTTTCTTTGGTATGGCAACAAAGTATGCAGAAGGACTTTTAGCTGTAAAATACAGAGTTGTAGATAAAAACGGTCAAATGTCTGGTGGACCTATGTACTATATTGAAAGAGGTCTTGGAAATAAATTATTAGCTAAAATGTTTGCATTATTTGGAATTGGAGTAGCATTCTTTGGAATCGGTACCTTTCCACAAGTAAATGCCATTACAAATGCTGCAAAACTCACTTTAAATATGCCAATTATTGTTTCATCTGTGATTCTTACTCTTCTAGTAGCTTTGGTTACTTTAGGAGGAATCAAAAGTATTGCAAAAGTATCAGAATTAATCGTTCCATTTATGGCTGTATTTTATATTATTGGTTCTTTAATTATTCTTATTTTAAATATTGATTTAGTTCCTCAAACTATAGGACTCGTTTTAAAAAGCGCATTTACTCCTACTGCAGCAACAGGAGGATTTTTAGGAGCTACTGTAATGTTTGCTCTTCGTAATGGAGTAGCCAGAGGGGTATTTTCTAATGAATCTGGTCTTGGAAGTGCACCTATTGCATCTGCAGCTGCAAAAACAAAGTCTTGTGTTCGTCAAGGTCTTATATCTATGACAGGAACATTCTTTGATACCATTGTAGTATGTACTATGACAGGTTTGGTTCTTGTTTTAACAGGTGCTTGGTGTTCTGATGTTGAAGGAGCTGCCATGACCAATTTGGCATTTAGTGAAGCTCTTCCAGGACTTGGTCAATATATTGTTACAATAGGACTTATGTTCTTTGCTTTTACTACTATATTAGGTTGGAATTATTATGGCGAAAGATGTACTGAATATTTATTTGGAATAAAAGGAATCAAACCTTTTAAAATTATATATATTCTTCTTGTAGCTAGTGGAGCTTTCTTAAAATTAGATATGATTTGGATCTTAGCAGATATTGTAAATGGTTTGATGGCTATTCCAAACTTAATTGGTTTGATTGGATTAAGTGGAATCATCGTAACTGAAACAAAAGTATTCTTTGAACAAATGAAGCAAGAAAAAAATTCTTTACAAAATAAAAAAGCAGCTTAG
- a CDS encoding efflux RND transporter periplasmic adaptor subunit → MKRKIAILLTFLLSIQLILTGCGKKEEKVKANSLKPVSVEDVNEQSYSEEIDLSGNIKPSQTVKIAYKIPGGVVSNIFVEEGDVVKKNDVLIKLDAYDYTLNVDATNAKLESSRMKMDSQVPSKIEQAKAALDLIEKNYERMKNLYEEGAISTAQLDEIQTKYIAAKNTYQEALDAKVYTKIELEQAKAAKDKAQSDLSDTTLTSPIDGIVLKKIAEVGETVGQGYPVMVLGNLNQVEMEIGVADASINKIVKGQKAKVYVYGVEKEFEGVVSEVGAVADEKTRTFPVKIIIDNKDHKLKPGMMGKVRIPLDKKKAVLVPVDAVLNTPQGAAVFVYDSEKKKVSKRKVVPGDIIHDKIEIKEGLKLGEKIVIEGQLKLKNDEAVHVEEMK, encoded by the coding sequence ATGAAAAGAAAAATAGCAATATTACTTACTTTTTTGTTATCTATTCAATTGATTTTAACAGGATGCGGTAAAAAGGAAGAAAAGGTGAAGGCAAATAGTTTAAAACCTGTTTCAGTAGAAGATGTAAATGAGCAATCTTATTCTGAAGAAATTGATTTAAGTGGAAATATCAAACCGTCTCAGACAGTAAAGATTGCATATAAAATTCCAGGAGGAGTAGTTTCTAATATTTTTGTAGAAGAAGGAGATGTAGTTAAAAAAAATGATGTCTTAATCAAACTAGATGCTTATGACTATACCTTAAATGTGGATGCAACCAATGCAAAGCTTGAATCTTCAAGAATGAAAATGGATAGCCAAGTACCATCTAAGATTGAACAAGCAAAGGCTGCACTAGATTTAATTGAAAAGAATTATGAAAGAATGAAAAATCTTTACGAAGAAGGAGCTATTTCTACAGCTCAATTAGATGAAATACAAACAAAATATATAGCTGCAAAAAATACATATCAAGAAGCACTAGATGCTAAAGTGTATACAAAAATAGAATTAGAGCAAGCAAAAGCTGCAAAAGATAAGGCTCAATCAGATCTTTCAGATACAACTCTTACAAGTCCTATCGATGGAATTGTTCTCAAAAAGATTGCAGAGGTTGGGGAAACTGTAGGTCAAGGATATCCTGTTATGGTTCTTGGAAATCTTAATCAAGTAGAAATGGAAATAGGAGTGGCAGATGCAAGCATCAATAAAATTGTAAAGGGGCAAAAGGCAAAAGTTTATGTATATGGAGTAGAAAAAGAATTTGAAGGAGTAGTGAGTGAAGTAGGAGCTGTAGCAGATGAAAAGACAAGAACTTTTCCAGTAAAAATTATTATCGATAATAAAGACCATAAGTTAAAACCAGGAATGATGGGAAAGGTACGTATTCCTTTAGATAAGAAAAAGGCGGTATTAGTTCCTGTAGATGCAGTTTTAAATACACCACAAGGAGCTGCTGTGTTTGTATATGATTCTGAGAAAAAGAAAGTTTCTAAAAGAAAGGTAGTTCCAGGAGATATTATTCATGACAAAATAGAAATAAAAGAAGGGCTAAAATTAGGAGAGAAGATTGTAATAGAAGGACAACTCAAACTAAAAAATGATGAAGCTGTACATGTAGAGGAGATGAAATAA
- a CDS encoding toxic anion resistance protein, translating into MSFEDLLNEAEQKNVTEIQRQENKELALEKKRDSSMDLNKFNEVELERVKDLKREITMEETNSIGNFGMEIQGNIAKFADGILEGVKTKDTGHIGSDLTSLLTTIKQIDIEKFQEKKSIMSNIPFFGKLRNSIEKAKIQVENVTQTVDKIVISLDTARKELIRDVNVLDILYEKNMEYLHQLELYIAAGELKYKELKDNTLVNLKEQAQKTQDMLDIQRYNDFVQLLSEVEKRIHDLKLSREISIQTLPQIRLMQSNDKILASKIQASILTTIPIWKNQIALAISLNKQKSALEIQKKVSDTTENMLKQNAELLKVNTIEIAKESERGVISIETLKETHQKLLETIEGSMKIYEEGKMKRANIEKELTELENIQKQKLLEYKSQYK; encoded by the coding sequence ATGAGCTTTGAGGATCTATTGAATGAAGCAGAACAAAAGAACGTGACAGAAATTCAAAGACAAGAAAATAAAGAATTAGCTTTAGAAAAAAAACGAGATAGTTCTATGGATTTGAATAAATTTAATGAAGTGGAATTAGAAAGAGTAAAGGATTTAAAAAGAGAAATAACAATGGAAGAGACAAACAGTATAGGAAACTTTGGAATGGAAATACAAGGAAACATTGCAAAGTTTGCAGATGGTATATTAGAAGGGGTGAAAACAAAAGATACAGGACATATTGGAAGTGATCTTACATCTCTGTTAACTACTATTAAGCAAATCGATATAGAAAAGTTTCAAGAAAAAAAATCTATTATGAGTAATATTCCTTTTTTCGGAAAACTTAGAAATAGTATAGAAAAAGCCAAAATTCAGGTGGAAAATGTGACCCAAACAGTAGATAAAATTGTAATATCTTTAGATACAGCAAGGAAAGAACTCATAAGAGATGTAAATGTATTAGATATTTTATATGAAAAAAATATGGAATATCTTCATCAATTGGAATTATACATTGCAGCAGGAGAATTAAAGTATAAAGAATTAAAGGACAATACTTTAGTAAATTTAAAAGAACAGGCCCAAAAGACTCAAGATATGTTAGATATACAAAGATACAATGACTTTGTACAACTACTGAGTGAAGTAGAAAAAAGAATTCACGATTTAAAATTGAGTAGAGAAATTTCTATTCAAACTCTTCCACAAATTAGACTTATGCAAAGCAATGACAAAATACTAGCAAGTAAAATTCAAGCAAGTATTCTAACAACCATTCCTATTTGGAAAAACCAAATTGCTCTGGCTATTTCATTAAATAAGCAAAAATCAGCTTTAGAAATTCAAAAGAAGGTTTCAGATACGACTGAAAATATGTTAAAGCAAAATGCAGAGCTTTTAAAAGTAAATACCATAGAAATTGCAAAAGAAAGTGAAAGAGGAGTGATCAGTATAGAGACATTAAAAGAAACCCATCAAAAGCTACTTGAAACTATTGAAGGGTCTATGAAAATTTATGAAGAAGGAAAGATGAAGAGAGCAAATATAGAAAAAGAATTAACAGAGCTTGAAAATATACAGAAACAAAAGCTTTTAGAGTATAAAAGTCAATATAAATAA
- a CDS encoding GNAT family N-acetyltransferase, translated as MFLRFLRKEDTPTAKKLWGYAFETDEPFYSWYFDEVFSPNHSLGIFEEDQLISYLQLNPYTLSLNHSLFETSYVVGVITSPEYRNKGTMKFLIPKAIEEMRNKNHFVSILMPFDTTFYQPYGWELSYSQKKYQIPMSIIGHFSQREKKYYFNEINLDDDFENLNNIYESFLNEYHGYMKRNKKNWDFILKDLIYYGGYAFILKNEQKKPIGYILYFIKDKKFIVREMSYENYTAKKALFSFIYSHISQATHVEWSAPLDESTHLFLKDTIQPEPTNQIGIYPFMCARVIDVKAAIEHCTFHQNIDTKFSIEIKDPYAPWNEGIFMVHIENQKANVQKDNHIKADLSCSINTFSQLFFGAIDINTAIFMENIKVYNPEAIKNFSKVFYQKKNYINEYF; from the coding sequence ATGTTTTTAAGATTTTTGAGAAAAGAAGATACTCCTACTGCAAAAAAATTGTGGGGATATGCTTTTGAAACAGATGAACCCTTTTATAGCTGGTACTTTGATGAAGTATTTTCTCCAAATCACTCATTAGGTATTTTTGAAGAAGACCAACTGATCTCTTATCTTCAATTAAATCCTTATACTCTTTCTCTAAATCACTCTTTATTTGAAACTTCTTATGTAGTAGGAGTCATTACATCCCCTGAATATAGAAATAAGGGAACGATGAAATTTCTTATTCCAAAAGCTATAGAAGAGATGAGAAATAAAAATCATTTTGTCTCTATTCTTATGCCTTTTGATACTACCTTTTATCAACCTTATGGCTGGGAATTATCCTATAGTCAAAAAAAGTATCAAATTCCTATGAGTATCATTGGGCATTTTAGTCAAAGAGAAAAAAAATATTATTTTAATGAAATCAATCTAGATGATGATTTTGAAAATCTAAATAATATCTATGAATCTTTTTTAAATGAATATCATGGATATATGAAAAGAAATAAAAAAAATTGGGACTTTATATTAAAAGATTTAATATATTATGGAGGGTACGCGTTTATTTTAAAAAATGAACAAAAAAAGCCTATAGGCTATATCCTCTATTTTATAAAAGATAAAAAATTTATAGTAAGAGAAATGTCTTATGAAAATTATACAGCAAAAAAAGCTTTATTTAGTTTTATATACAGTCATATTTCTCAAGCTACCCATGTAGAATGGTCTGCCCCTTTAGATGAATCTACCCATCTTTTTTTAAAAGATACCATACAACCTGAACCTACTAATCAAATCGGTATTTATCCTTTTATGTGCGCAAGAGTAATAGATGTAAAAGCCGCTATTGAACATTGTACTTTTCATCAAAATATAGACACAAAATTTTCTATTGAAATTAAAGACCCTTATGCTCCATGGAATGAAGGTATTTTTATGGTACATATTGAAAATCAAAAAGCTAATGTTCAAAAAGATAATCATATAAAAGCAGATTTGTCTTGTTCTATCAATACCTTCTCTCAACTTTTCTTTGGAGCTATTGATATCAATACAGCTATTTTTATGGAAAATATAAAGGTTTATAATCCAGAGGCTATCAAAAATTTTTCAAAGGTATTTTATCAGAAAAAAAATTATATCAATGAATACTTCTAA
- a CDS encoding TerD family protein produces the protein MIQNLIKGQKAELGKIREPFDVFIKMDHEISTSIDLMIWMMDEKNQVNKNNIIFYNQPYSICKSIFYDEDERKFKMHMDQIDEKIKKMVCGVTIYEDVRENRELEFSLEIQKNERSFHIHQSINTKECKNVIVGEIYLYKDLWKWNTIFYESEKEIVSCMKKIYDVHILE, from the coding sequence ATGATTCAAAATCTTATTAAAGGGCAGAAAGCAGAATTAGGAAAAATAAGAGAACCTTTTGATGTTTTTATAAAAATGGACCATGAAATTTCTACATCTATAGATTTAATGATTTGGATGATGGATGAAAAAAATCAAGTGAATAAAAATAATATTATTTTTTACAATCAACCCTATAGTATTTGTAAGAGCATATTTTATGATGAAGACGAAAGAAAATTTAAAATGCACATGGATCAAATAGATGAAAAAATAAAAAAAATGGTTTGTGGAGTTACTATATATGAAGATGTGAGGGAAAATAGAGAATTAGAATTTTCTTTAGAGATTCAAAAAAATGAAAGAAGTTTTCATATACATCAAAGCATAAATACGAAAGAATGTAAAAATGTGATTGTAGGTGAAATTTATCTATATAAAGATTTGTGGAAATGGAATACTATTTTTTATGAAAGCGAAAAAGAGATTGTTTCTTGTATGAAGAAAATATATGATGTCCATATTTTAGAATGA
- a CDS encoding glycine C-acetyltransferase, protein MSSKILNKFLKENLEDLKKRGLYNTIDPLEGANGPIIKIKGRELINLSSNNYLGLATNERLVNACIEATKKYGVGAGAVRTINGTLDIHIQLEEKLAKFKHTEGAIVFQSGFNCNMGAIGAVMDKNDAILSDELNHASIIDGCRLSKAEIIRYNHSDMDDLRRVAKEVKESGKYNKIMVITDGVFSMDGDIAKLPEIVEIAQEFDLITYVDDAHGSGVLGKGAGTVKHFGLSDKIDFQIGTLSKAIGVVGGYVAGSKDLIDWLKVRSRPFLFSTSLTPGAAAACIEAIAILTESTELHDKLWENGNYLKKGLKNIGFDIGKSETPITPCIIGDENKTQLFSKRLNEEGVYAKSIVFPTVPRGTGRVRNMPTAAHTKEMLDKALSIYEKVGKEMGIL, encoded by the coding sequence ATGTCTAGTAAAATATTAAATAAATTCTTGAAAGAAAATTTGGAAGATTTGAAAAAAAGAGGGCTTTACAATACAATTGATCCATTAGAAGGAGCAAATGGACCTATTATAAAAATAAAAGGAAGAGAACTTATTAATTTATCTTCTAATAACTATTTAGGACTTGCTACAAATGAAAGGTTAGTAAATGCCTGCATCGAAGCTACTAAAAAATATGGGGTAGGAGCAGGAGCTGTTCGTACTATTAATGGAACATTAGATATACATATCCAATTAGAAGAAAAACTGGCTAAGTTTAAACATACAGAAGGAGCTATTGTTTTTCAATCAGGGTTTAACTGCAATATGGGTGCCATAGGAGCAGTAATGGATAAAAATGATGCTATTTTATCAGATGAACTCAATCATGCATCTATTATCGACGGCTGTAGATTATCAAAAGCAGAAATTATTCGTTATAATCACTCTGATATGGATGATTTAAGAAGAGTTGCAAAAGAGGTAAAAGAGTCAGGAAAATATAATAAAATTATGGTTATTACAGATGGTGTATTTTCAATGGATGGCGATATTGCAAAGCTTCCTGAAATTGTAGAAATTGCACAAGAATTTGATTTGATTACATATGTAGATGATGCTCATGGATCGGGAGTACTGGGAAAAGGTGCAGGTACAGTAAAACATTTTGGACTTTCAGACAAAATAGATTTTCAAATAGGGACATTGTCTAAAGCCATTGGGGTAGTAGGAGGATATGTAGCAGGAAGTAAGGATTTAATTGATTGGTTGAAGGTTCGTTCTAGACCATTTTTATTTTCTACTTCTCTTACACCAGGAGCAGCAGCAGCTTGTATAGAAGCTATAGCTATTCTTACAGAGAGTACAGAGCTTCATGATAAGCTTTGGGAAAATGGAAATTATTTAAAGAAAGGATTAAAAAATATTGGATTTGATATAGGAAAAAGTGAGACTCCTATTACACCTTGTATCATTGGAGATGAAAATAAAACTCAATTGTTTAGCAAAAGACTTAATGAAGAGGGAGTTTATGCAAAATCAATTGTATTTCCAACGGTTCCAAGAGGAACAGGTAGGGTGAGAAATATGCCTACAGCAGCTCATACTAAAGAAATGCTAGACAAAGCTTTAAGTATATATGAAAAAGTAGGAAAAGAAATGGGAATTTTATAA
- a CDS encoding DUF2156 domain-containing protein translates to MFQHDITLKDKDLFEKYVFSYPYETSGLSFTSLFMWRQLNEFKYEIINDFLCIGGVSLLNMDKKEPFVLPPLAVGKYDLNKLSITMDEIKKRFDQKGFPFQIKLLPKHLIPTFDEAMQDKLIFTEDRVNFDYVYLTNDLIELKGRKYHSKKNHLNYFMRNIPHKYVPLTKDLIQHCLDFNKRLIDYKDLNSFSNHLIEAEEIALKEALLNMDHLNCKGGAILIDNEVQAFTLGGKLYNDTIVVHIEKANPTIKGLYQAINNEFCKNECIDIKYINREEDMGLENLRKAKLSYRPYKMVEKFNVTFI, encoded by the coding sequence ATGTTTCAACATGACATTACATTAAAAGACAAAGATTTATTTGAAAAATATGTTTTTAGTTATCCATATGAAACCTCTGGACTTAGTTTTACAAGCCTTTTCATGTGGAGACAATTAAATGAGTTCAAATATGAAATCATAAATGATTTTTTATGTATTGGAGGAGTTAGTTTACTTAATATGGATAAAAAAGAACCCTTTGTTCTTCCTCCTCTAGCTGTAGGCAAATATGATTTGAATAAACTTTCTATCACTATGGATGAAATCAAAAAAAGGTTTGATCAAAAAGGATTCCCTTTTCAAATCAAATTGTTACCAAAGCACTTAATCCCTACATTTGATGAAGCTATGCAGGACAAGCTTATTTTTACAGAAGATCGAGTAAATTTTGATTATGTATATCTTACAAATGATTTGATAGAATTAAAGGGAAGAAAATATCATTCTAAAAAAAATCATTTGAATTATTTTATGAGAAATATTCCTCATAAATATGTTCCATTAACAAAAGATTTGATACAACATTGTCTTGACTTTAACAAACGTTTAATTGATTACAAAGATCTAAATTCTTTTTCAAATCATTTGATAGAAGCTGAAGAAATAGCTTTAAAAGAAGCTCTACTCAATATGGATCATCTTAATTGTAAAGGAGGGGCTATCTTAATTGACAACGAGGTGCAAGCCTTTACCCTAGGTGGAAAACTTTATAATGATACTATTGTTGTTCATATAGAAAAAGCAAATCCAACGATCAAAGGCCTATATCAAGCAATTAACAATGAATTTTGTAAAAATGAATGTATAGATATAAAATATATAAATCGAGAAGAGGATATGGGACTTGAAAATTTAAGAAAAGCAAAGCTTTCTTATCGACCTTATAAAATGGTTGAAAAATTTAATGTAACCTTCATATAA